catggttgaaggtaatatgggtaagtttgaaagtcaggtcAGTTtatccggaggagaattttttattgaatgcatgtgtacttttgaggtgtgaaaGCATTATAGctactcctgatccattgctgagtttagctttgctcagggactggcaaaggttaagcttgggggagcttgttgatggtcactaacatcaattataaaccatcaacataacctgcatatatacttaatcctatcaccaaacataggtataggggtctaaactaataaattctatgagttttggtgaatctatgttttcagcagggtttatctagaaacaGCCAAgagggacctattcgtcaaaggaaatcgtGTAATTCCACAGCGAAACTGACGTGGGaaaactctagaagactccaggaggctctccaccaaagcggaGCCCCAgacactgacgtgtggggccggctagccccacatgCAGGCCGCCCGGCCCCTGGGGTCCATCAGTCAGCCACTCATTGCTAAGTCGGTTCCCCACCGCCTCCTtggttgcatctatgccatcctttaagtcagtttgatccaagggctcatgatggatgctctaacatatataaacagccatgtaccccctccctcagcagatcctaaaactctaattcatattctccttgttgaaaggtcctaatggctagatgaggatgaatagcctattaaaaatttctacaacaacacttaacaaaccgtttagacaattatgaggcgaagcaagtgttgtgctagcctactaaaaagcaagccacctaccataattctagtttatatagtttctatccacacaataggtatgacactacactaagttagtgtgctctcaaaagctaactaaagagccacactaaccaaactaacaagctctcacaactagctacactaaagagcttgacaactagtttgcggtaatgtaaagagagtgagcaaggtggttatactgccatgtcgaggaaggagccaatcaatcacaagaatgaataacaatgaagaccaatcaccttggaatcaaatgatgaacacaatgattttttaccgaggttcacttgcttgccggcaagctactcctcgttgtggtgattcacacacttggaggttcacatgctaattggcatcacacgccaaaccctcaatagggtgccacacaaccaacacaagatgaggatcacacaagccacgagcaattcactagagtaccttttggctctccgccggggaaaggtcaagaacccctcacaatcaccacgatcagagccggagacaatcaccacccttcgctcaatgatcctcactgctccaagccatctaggtggcggcaaccaccaagagtaacaagcgaatcctatagcaaaacatgaacactaagtgcctctagatgcaaacactcaagcaatgcacttggattctctcccaatctcacaaagatgatgaatcaaagatggagatgagtgggagggcttcggctaagctcacaaggttgctatgtcaatgcaaatggccaagagagtgagcttgagctggccatggggcttaaatagaagcccccacaaaatagagccattgggctccacACTGCAATGAACaggggccgaccggacgctccggtcatattgaccggacgctggacctcagcgttcggtcatgcgatgcgtgccacatgtcctctcttttcaaatgttgattgcccgatctcaacggtcaagtgatgaccggacgcaacagctcaaagtgaccagacgctgaaccccagcgtccggtcatttctagtaagcatccaaacatgacttttcatgatcggacgcgtccggtcatgctcgactggactcacccagtgtccgatcacacggtgactcttctgtgcgctgccacgtcagcaggaccggacatagcccttcagcgtccggtcactaagtgacccagcgttcggttagagaccgacgccagtgtTTTCATGCTCCACCTGACCGGATGCGCTGGTCCTTctgagactagcgtccggtcactcacagtgacctccgtcttttctgtctaaggcatcggtggcaccgttagactgtccgcactctacgggcagacactccaccggtggagtttcttacccttgcacccaaacttcactacccttgctcaaatgtgccaaccaccaagtgtatcaccttgtgcacatgtgttagcatattttcacaaacattttcaagggtgttagcattccactagatcctaaatgcatatgcaatgagttagagcatctagtggcactttgataaccgcattccaatacgagtttcacccctcttaatagtacggctatcgatcctaaatgtgatcacactcgctaagtgtctctatcaccaaaacaaaatggctcctacaatttatacctttgccttgagccttttgtttttctctttcttcttttcaagtccgagcacttgatcatcaccatggcatcaccatcatcatgttatgatcttcatttgcttcaccacttggaatgtgctacctatctcatgatcacttgataaactaggttagcgcttagggtttcatcaattcaccaaaaccaaactagagctttcactcgtcaggatcagagctagctatcaagagaagattagtcctccataggatctagtcttataaatagaaatagtaagatagagagtgagggaagagtttggaggaggtgtcggcctattggtgctctctctatggatTGTACCTTgacggatccaagttctatctgagcttgcctctaagatttctctggtaatcaacttttgattcaagtaagcatcttatttatattgttcatcagatttacgactcttttgagtgctttattctcttcctaggaggagtaaagtattaatcataagtgtaagcatggtgcttagacttaggttaatcatagatgcatcctgcattccagatcagtggtagctcacgagggtgactcttatagcctcattgaatcctctgtaaTTCGCCTCCCATTTGTAAGGGCACGTAGGATGTAGttgtgaaggaaagcatcctctgctggtgtctttccctagtaatatccctagttgaatagtagaagacatagcttacccaagtcagaattagagaacctttgttatcctctctacgctcctatttatcctaaccttgttgctacccttagttaagttagaccatagttagtctcatacgtttccctatggatacgatacttggaatactttcgggtgaaagctacaatggtatccgtgcgcttgcggatttatctgtgtgtgttaaaATATACCAATAGTAGTTTCAAGAGTGTGTCCGCCATGGTCTACGGAATTCAGACCTCCGAGATGGAGGCCCAAGTCGCAACTGAGGGAGGACGCGGGCGTTGGCCCTTTGGTGCGGTTAACTATGTGGTTCCCCAAAAGGATGTGGCCGGTTGAGGCCATTCCCTAGGTGAGTTTGTTGCAAGCCTTGGACCTCTAGTTTCCTGAATGGGAGGCCTAGCCACGGTCGGTGGTGAGCGAGGGTACTGGCCCCTCTGGGTAGGTGAACTCCAGGATGCTACCATCGGAGGCAGTTCTGAGAGTGTGTCCACTGTGGGCTACATGTCCCTGGTCTCTATGGTAGAGGTTTCGGTCGTAGCCACGGGCGGTCGCGGGTGCTGGCCCTTTAATGCTAGTGAACTAATAGTTTTTGTGGCAAATGTGGCCACTGAGGGCAATTCCATCAGTGAGTCCACCGGCAGTGCAAGGAGCCatcacttccttctcaacaaacgaGAGTGtgcgactgtcccctacctggaGCGCCAATTGGTGTTTTATAAACCAGACTAGTGAACTTATACGATTgccacgctgctctaggaagacgatggtagcatccaatagacatgaggatttatactagttctggctgaagccctacgtctagtctcagagatgatcgagtgcgtgttcctagCTTGAATCCTTTGAatttcttacaatgggggtgcaagaaagatggaagagatggaaggacctatgctaggcgaagggctgcccaaagagaagctctaggagccctactacaatggtgaatgaatggaatggtagaggatgtgaatcgtccaagatgggtgccctggctgcccttatatagagtttggggctaggGCTTATACAAAGAGGAtgttctcccgaccgaagggtcgagagcctgagggagggcctagctaacttggcttgcaagctatgccatcttCTGGTGCATGTTCGGTCATAgctatcatcatggtcttctGGCCATGTTGCGGCAGGATGTGACGTGGCACTACTATGCTGGTTGTGGCGACACTATAGCCTCGATGGTAGTTCGTCCGCTGTCGTGTGCAACGCGGTGTCcgtcgtggccttcgtcatcgtctCCTAGTTCCTAGGGGCGTCGTACCCAAAGTAGGTAGCCACCCTGGGTCGTTATTTGCTTGGTCGCTTTGCGGGTCCGAGGGCCACAACCCCGATCATCGGGGTCAGGGCGCTCTACCATTCTAGATGGCCTTTTCGTCGAGCCCCTTGTCATGGAtccccatcccgtagtgggtgggatTGTACAATCATCTAGTCAGTCTGTATTTGGACGGTGGGTGTCGTACCCGTTGCCACCATGGTGCGGTGTTGTCTCATCGGTGCGGCATGGCACAGGGATGGTGTCTGACTAGGCTGAGGTGACTGTCATCCCCTCGGTCCTTGTTGGGTCAGTGCGACATGCTTGGTCTTGTTAGAGCAGGCACGCCTAGCTGCACTCGACCTCCCCCCATCCGTCCCGGGGGTCGTGACAGGGAGAGGTCATGCATCATGCGAGCGCTGTGTGCTAAGGAGGATGGAAGGGGTCGGGATGACCCCGGCCTTAACGCCTTGCCCGCTCCGCTCGgctttcgctgggcctcggtcatTCGGGCCTTTGTTAGCCATTATGTTGCGGGGCGCGTGGCCTGCTAATTAATCGGTGCCCTGAGATATCCCAGGGTTATAACGTCGACAGTCATAGAGAGTACGTTCTTAAGTACTATAACAGCATAAACCATTATTTGAAACATACGCCATATCGCTTACGGTAAGTCATAAGCTTGAAGTGGGGTCTCAGACAAGGGTAGTTGTGGTAACCTCAACAGAATTTTAATACTTATTATACCTTATGGTAATCGATTTTTTACTCTAAAATATTCTTAAAGGGCTAGAAAAGTATAGCCAGCAGTGGTCTCCCACACTTCTCAAGATGATTGAATTTTCTTATTAAGGAACTATATTTGCAGTTATGGTTATACTATGAATATAGACATGTCAAACATTTTAGTTAAAATACATAAATATATCTAAAGTAACAATCTATATAAATTATATGTTATGGTTACTAATATGGTTTTAAATAATTTGTTAGTAACATTAGTATATGAGTTattagaaaaatattttttatgtgaTGAATCATAACATGTGTAttttattgcacatggattttgGCACGACGCGTATATTTTACTTAATCAAATCTTACTATATTAATATTGATAGATGGGGTAACGTAGAAACGTATATATGCTTTATTCTTTATGTAAACATTTTTTGTAATAGGATATGTTGATAAATTAGATGTTGATTTGAGGGGTATTTATTTTTTCTAACAATAAGATGAAATTATCGATCATAATAAGAGGACGTTGGTAATTAAATGTAAATTTAGGTCTACTTTAGATCATGTTTCTTAACGACATATGTTGGCAATATAAATTATAGTCATGAGTTAGTTTATATTGTTTTACACAATAGTAGAAGTGgataattatttagaaaatagaatagatccaatttctattattattattatcaatggAGATTAGGTTATACCTATAATTGATTATAATTGATGGTAAGATGTTTCTGATTTTTATGAGAATTTTTATGATCTATCTTTTGGTTTTTCATCAAGTCTTGAGAGGATAACATGTAGGTTCTAGTGGGGACCTCTAGTTAGAATTTCTagtatttatattttttctagtAAGATATGTATTTAATTGAAATCTAGTCTTAAGATATATAAACTCTTGATACAACCTTTTTTGACTTCGTAAATCTATAGGTTATCTTTTAACTTTTAATCAAGTTGCTGCAATTTTTTCACATGTTAATTAGAACTTCTAGTATTATTTATCTTTTATTAGAAAATAGTTTTTTATTAAAATGAGTCTAGGTCCTATTAGTATTGTTTTCCAAATAAGTTGAAACTTGCTTGTACTCCGACACTAAACATGCTGAATTTGTTATATAATAGGATTATATGCGTATAGTATTATTTATATACCATAGAGTGTATAAAATTAAATTAGTAATATTGATATGACATAATGTTTCATTAAAAATATATCAATATAAAGTGTTATTGCTATGTGGATTGTTAAGTGAATATCTTTCCATGTTTCATAAGttgttaaaataaatatttatcatAACGTATATATGTTTATTTGATATCCATGGTGGAACATAACATTATAGTTATTTTATTTCACGATTACAGAAGTCTCTaatttacaaatatatatatgtatcgtaCTTTATGGATATTGATTTATTTTTTACAATAATACATATTACTATTTATGTGTAGATTTAGagattttttgtttatttttttataaCGGCTAAGGTACATACAAATATAAAGGTAATATCTTATATTATTTCACAACAGTATGGATAGGTCAAATGTGAACATAGAATACTACTTTggattatctttcataatgataaaaggtggataatttataaaatcattatgaggtattttaaattatctttcataatggttgGTGTGGATAATTTAGAAACGAATTTTGAggattattttaaattatctttgatAATAACAAAGCTGGATAATTTAGACGCAATGCTAGGGTGTTATTTTAAATTATGTTTCATAATACCCGAGACGtgtaatttagatgtaaatttagggtgttattttgaattattttttatTATAACATATGTGGTTAATTTATATAAAGCTATAGAggattattttaaattatctttcgtaACGACATAGGTGgttaatttagatgcaaaattagaGGGTTAATTCAtctatttttcataatggcaGTGATGGGTATTTTTTTAATGGGGCTCTTGCGTTTTTACCattgttttgtatcgaaattgtgattttgcctctgttttttttttgactttgtgaatttacccctatgatttcaaaacgaagcaccagtttgctcctgctccgtcatccacccctaacggtgttaaactttgtacaaaaggataTGAATGTCCATGCGATTTTACCCCTATTTGTTAtgtctaattgtgattttaccctgatttagAATTAGACTTttttttattgtatgctgacaATTGATTAAAAGGAATCCGACGAGTGCAGGAAGGTGAGGCCGCGCGCTGCGCCCGTGGCGATCTTGAGCCTCCGGCTCCACGACAGCGCCTCCAAGTTTCCACCCCCTGCTCAGATAGACATTTTCAGTTTTTGACTCCCAGCAAGTCAGACTGCAGGACGCTCAATCTCATACAGGATACCATGTGGCGTCGCCATTGCCAAAACTTGTAATTTAATCTGACCAGGAACAGCATGCATGACTTGTACAAGCGACTTGCTCAAACTAGTCAAACTTGGGCGCCTATGTATCCAAAAGTCAAATGCGATTCTAGAAGGCAAAGGTCAGACAAAATTCATGCATGCATTTTCAAACTATGTTAGGCAGGTGATCAGTGACCGGGAACACACTCCCCAGAAGTAAAACCATACTCTACCATTGCAGTTCGTCAATCGTATAGAAGTAAACTGAGTGGACCGGCAGGTTTATTGCCAATCAGAATCTGCTGAAAAGTAGAATGCCAAACTGACATTGTTGGCGGTGGCAGGCTGCTTACTTCTGAAGAGATGGTTTTCCAGGCTGCCTTTGGACATGAACTCGTACACCAGGAGCAGCTCCCTGTCCTCGCCGCAGTAGCCAAGCAGCCTCACCAGGTTGGGATGCGACAGTCTACCCAGGAAGTTGACCTCCGACTTCACTTGCCAACACAAGGAAGGGACATGTAGAACTGATTAGCTGAACCACAAATTTCATCAGGATTCTAAAGAAAAGACGCGATTTCATCAAACAAAACGAAAGAAGGGGGGAGATTTTTCCATGTTTTAGAAGCACACAAACACTGATGGAATGGAACGAACATCCAGACGAAGAAATGGTGCAGAATCGATCAAGAGGCGATCGATGGATGGGATGGGATGGATCACCTGCCACTCCTGCAGGCCCTGGACGCTCTCCGGGTTAAGCTTCTTGACGGCGACGATGACGCCGGCGTTGCTCTTGGCCGGGTTCAGAGTGCGCTCGTCGACCCAGCCCTTGTAGACCCGGCCGAAGCCGCCCTCCCCGAGCACCATCTCCGGCTTCAACCCGTGCGGCTATCTCAGCACCTTGACGCCCCTCCCGTGCCCAGAAGAACCAGAGGTGGGGGAGAAGAACCAGAGGCGGGTGCCCCGAGCCACGCCGATAAGAGACCTGCCAGGAGCCGCAGACGGGCGCTGCGGAGACCCACTGCCAGGCGCCACCGGGAGCCTCAGCCAGGCGCCGCCGGGAGCCGCAGCCAGGCACCGGAGCCGCCTGCTCCGCCCGCCCTGATGCCGCTCCGCCCGCCCCTGCACCCCGGCCAAGCTCCACGTCCATGTTGCCAGGCGCCGCCGGCAGCCGCGGCCAGGCACCCCCGCCGCCCGCCCCCGCGTCCCGGGCCGCTCCGCGCCCACCGCAGCGCCTGCCTTGCCGCGCCCGCCGGCCATGCCGCGACGCCCACCTAGCGCACCCGCCACGCCATGAGCTCGCACGCCCGCAGCGCCCGCCCAGACGCGCCCCTGTCGCGGCCGCCACACCCACCGTAGCACCCGCCTTGCCGCGCCACGAGCCCGCCGGCCGTGCCTCCCCCGTCGATGTCGCGCGCTCTGCCCAATAGGCACTGGTGGACATGGTGCGGACGGGATAACTGTGATAAGGGCATTTCAGTCATTTCGCATCTTATTTTAtgtgttttatttttttaaatcgtTTAATCAACCTCTAAATAACGGACATCCAAACCAGGGGCAAACTGCTCCTTCATTTCAAAATAATAGGcataaaatcacaaagttgaaaaaataAGGGTAAAATCAGAATTGAACTTCTGGACAGGGGCAAAAACACCGTTTTCCCTTTTTTTAATAAGCTACaatagatccaatggctattatcGGTGAAGATGATTAGAATCTACCAAATCAAATGCCAAATAGTTCGGTACAATTTATATAGACATAACCTACAATTTTTAGTTCCAAAAATAGAAAATACTTTAGACAAAATCAAAAACCTAACAAAATGTGAACTATGTTGGCATAAAAACAATAAACAATTTACAATTGTTTCTATAATTAGATAAAGACAAAATTTTGATATATTATGATACAAAGACATATAATAACAATTTATTTGTACTAGTTAATTGTATAAGAACATTGCTTGAAATAATCTTAAAATCCAGGCGCctaaaatataggaaaaatatagGAGATACATGACGTTTTTGACACGCTAAAAAGACACAAACCAGTCAGTCTACTTTGTGTTAGTCAAATAGACCAATACAACGGTGGCAGCAACTTCTTTTGTCGGAGAAGAACAATTGCGACAGACATAATACTCTGTTCAACTCTTAACCTATCGTTGAATTGTATACACACGCGCAAAGAGAAGTGTACGCCATCTCTTCTCTCGATCTTGACTTGGAATTCTACACCAACTCTACCTAGCTTTGAAACATCGGAAGACCCCTCATCAGGAGTCATCGGGAAAATTTTCTAGGCTTCTAGCACGCGAGAATATGTCGATGTTCATCTCTTAGCTTCCAGTGAGGTTAACTTCCGTTCCAATATGTCGATGTTCATCTCTGCAGTGTTGAGCGACCTTACCAGCAGATCCATGTCTTTCCTGCTTGACAAGCTCTCGACGGCGGCGATTGCGGCGGCAACGTCGGAGGAGACTCTGAGCAGCCTTGAGAGGCTTCTCCTTCGGGTCCACGTCATCGTAGAGGAGGCAGAGCAGCGGCACGTCACGAACCAGGCCATGCTCTGGCAACTCAACCAGATGAGGAAGGAGATGTACAGAGGGTACCACACGCTCGACGACATCTTCAAATGCAAAGATCAAAGCCAAGCTGTGATGATGCTTCCGTCCTCCTCCACGCCATCCAGGTCGTTCAATCCTGCAAAGCGTCGCCGTctcagcagcggcagcggcttgAGAGAACAAGAGCGTCTCCGTGAAGTTCTTGTCGGCCTAGAGACCGTCATCAAAGATGCAAGCGAGCTCGTTGTGTTCTTGAGTGGATGTCCTCGCCGGTGCCGCCAGCCGTACAGCACGTACCTGATTCTGGACAAGTGCATGTTCGGTCgccagatggagatggagaggaTCATGGACTTTCTGCTGCAAGAAGAGGTTCCCATCGATGGAAACCCACCGGGTGTCCTGCCCATCGTTGGGCCAGGCAAAGTAGGGAAGAGCACCCTGATTGAGCACGCCTGCAACGACGACAGAGTGCGTGACCACTTCTCTCAGATCATGTGTTTCAGTCAGAATAGTATAACAGATGACAGGACAGTGGCACCTCTGAGTGACTGTGATGTAATCAAGCATCGTAGCGGCGCCAATGGCGAAGAAAGGGTATTGGTCATAATCCAACTAACCGGCGACATCGATGAAGCTGTGTGGAGGAAATTTTACTCTGACTGCAAACGTCATGTTGCAATCGGAAGTAAAATCATCGTCGCTAGCCGATCGGACAAAATTGCGAGGCTTGGAACAACGCAGCCGCTGAAAGTACAGTTCTTCGTGCCAGAAGTGTACTGGTACTTCTTCAAGGTGCGTACCTTTGGCAGCACGGACACTCGAGACCATCCGAAACTTGTGTCAATTGCCATGGACCTGGCGCAGGAGATGAACGGGTGTTTCTTTGGTGCAACCGTTTTCAGCGGCCTTCTGAAAGCCAATTTCGATGCCCATTTCTGGAGCACGGCTCTTGCGATTGTCAAAGATTTCAAGCGGGTGAATCTCTTGCACTTTGGAGACAAGTGCGCTGATCTCTGGCAAGCTTTGGAGCCGGTATTCCTCCGGAGAGTAAACAAAACGTCTTCTGAAtatttggtgattgttcatgactATGAAACAGGTTTTGTTCAGGACTCGGCTCAAAGTGAAGGGCCCCAGATGAGTATTCGAGATCTCTTGTTTGGTAGTAGTAACTTTAGACCTCGTGGGAGGTTCGGTGTTCTTGCGTGGAGGTCACATATACCACCTCACTACCGCTACATGATGAACTGTGAGGTGCGGAGGCCAGGGCGAGTGGTCTCCACGAAGAAGCCAATTGAACAGATTGCGAGCTGATCATCTCGTTGTTCTCTCTCAAAGTGATCTGTTGTCATCTCACATGACTTCGATTTAGTAGAGAGCCCTACTTCTCAATTCCCTCTATTTTTCACACTATGCATGTGTATTTGAGAACACCACACTATAATATACTTACTTTCAAAAACTTAATGCTTAGAAAAGAAGTAACGTTAAAATTGATAGAAGTAGAGAGCTAGACAAAGTGAATGATGTAAATGATTGTTTGTATTTCAATTGAATAGTGTTTACATATACAAGTCTCAGACAGAGAGGGAAAGTCTATGGACAAAACCCAAGTTGTCATGACCCGATCGTTGTCGATGGTCACTAAACACCAtgtttgaccatcaacattccactaAAGTGAAGGTAAATCAACATCTCAAGTGGCAATTCATGTTCAACATCTCAAGTTTTGTACTTGGAAATATTTGAATATAGGAAAATTTGGTCAAAATTTAACAAACTCAAAGCCAGAAGGCAAGTGGACGTGGCAGGAGAACCAGGACCCACTTGGTGGGGTCGGCCGACCCTAACTGGCATCGTCCAACACCCCCTGCCACGTCACTGATCCATGCCAATGGGACAAAACATACCTTGGAGCATCATCAACCGTTGATTCAACGTTCGTTGCATCCAAGGGCCTTGGTG
Above is a genomic segment from Miscanthus floridulus cultivar M001 chromosome 3, ASM1932011v1, whole genome shotgun sequence containing:
- the LOC136545404 gene encoding putative disease resistance protein RGA3, giving the protein MSMFISAVLSDLTSRSMSFLLDKLSTAAIAAATSEETLSSLERLLLRVHVIVEEAEQRHVTNQAMLWQLNQMRKEMYRGYHTLDDIFKCKDQSQAVMMLPSSSTPSRSFNPAKRRRLSSGSGLREQERLREVLVGLETVIKDASELVVFLSGCPRRCRQPYSTYLILDKCMFGRQMEMERIMDFLLQEEVPIDGNPPGVLPIVGPGKVGKSTLIEHACNDDRVRDHFSQIMCFSQNSITDDRTVAPLSDCDVIKHRSGANGEERVLVIIQLTGDIDEAVWRKFYSDCKRHVAIGSKIIVASRSDKIARLGTTQPLKVQFFVPEVYWYFFKVRTFGSTDTRDHPKLVSIAMDLAQEMNGCFFGATVFSGLLKANFDAHFWSTALAIVKDFKRVNLLHFGDKCADLWQALEPVFLRRVNKTSSEYLVIVHDYETGFVQDSAQSEGPQMSIRDLLFGSSNFRPRGRFGVLAWRSHIPPHYRYMMNCEVRRPGRVVSTKKPIEQIAS
- the LOC136543485 gene encoding probable serine/threonine-protein kinase PIX13 translates to MVLGEGGFGRVYKGWVDERTLNPAKSNAGVIVAVKKLNPESVQGLQEWQSEVNFLGRLSHPNLVRLLGYCGEDRELLLVYEFMSKGSLENHLFRRGGNLEALSWSRRLKIATGAARGLTFLHSSDSF